The Euphorbia lathyris chromosome 2, ddEupLath1.1, whole genome shotgun sequence genome includes a window with the following:
- the LOC136218308 gene encoding protein HUA2-LIKE 2-like isoform X1 has translation MAPSRRRGAGKAAAAAAALRHWKVGDLVLAKVKGFPAWPATVSEPEKWGYQADLKKVLVYFFGTQQIAFCNPADVEAFTEEKKQSLLVKRQGKGADFVRAVREIIESYEKSKKMDQVDDQNSGKDVTLAHVGNSKESSANMESKDQNENSEAAVTVTNSPNLVGSIAPDVTKIDSLQDKVASVEQPLDDVAVTAKPGITTYTSRKRSGGLRSRKRATQKTDSTVDTNGSLSRLDSGRLHSFIMSPNDGNKSAGDASTEIIFERSLRRNKRIRKSPVVSEWHDDVDSSAFVSNGSIGDNGSEIVTIDSDSVSLYDNSTQDSACKPEHCETVVECLEGDVELSKGLDFQIKAVVIKKKRKPNRKRMTNEAAEPPARLETGMDLDAVLQNSVQNSQNAGENLNERHNKEDGDEHLPLVKRARVRMGKLSTLEDGNDSLSQAVERTSNDAAVNPVELPNGLCEVERTPEDIRVTSMDHVGPSTDHINSDIVKGSSDNVSPQRACTQIPGNRLHVSVIKENQPFGSSADGEAALPPSKRLHRALEAMSANAAEQVHPCAEKSAMKTLINGSCTSSVKGSSHVTERKESDGSDEQAAESFIHRSSDFCSSDTVSETAVKSSLDAHMCNQPIGNSKNQEHQEEALGHGHCKNLSESCFGGLSVCAAAEQRTEDLTHKLDRKQSSLQSNQDSVDQLSLVKDKGDLEDIVLRDVGAEIANKDVKSECSRTYSRLISQASEATSQNGSAMLQYNAEDTESLRSQIDKNQANGMLEELKEIKYDHREQDSSYVSISNDQLGEKGVLVPHLSPVPADGIESPVQTSPTTASVCHVSTSESANFVQNSGGSSPNHSQQKTTVSTTVDEEKIESTVPQRPKSVGKLSTYAEAHAALSSFEGILGSLTRTKESIGRATRIAIDCAKFGVSSKVVEILARNLESESSLHRRVDLFFLVDSIAQCSRGLKGDVGGIYPSAIQAVLPRLLSVAAPPGNFAQENRRQCMKVLRLWLERRILPESVIRHHMRELDSLGASSSGGVYSRRSARTERALDDPVRDMEGMLVDEYGSNSSFQLPGFCMPRMLKDEDGGSDSDGESFEAVTPEHNPGTPEEPDNTPAIEKHTHILEDVDGELEMEDVAPSCEVEVNPAGCIAGVNAVNNLHHQLENFPLPYAPPLPQDGPPSSPPLPTSPPPPPPPPPPPAGPHSRIHEPYINGVDSKIYTNSHNMHDDLRESAAQHSASRTNPSIFNGVHHHASECREMQPSDSMSSFSSYPVRPVNNVQHTDAPSFQHKPYPPRPPQPPPSNQFSYVQAGQHVKPRRETTPPYQHRFHSSYSGDGGTFYNNHERMRPAPYEPGDGWRYPSANIPGPRYPDKARAYPPGPYGGPPREPTRIHHQEWPLPPRGMHQRNFMPYRPSSESGVPVSDRECRSLLHHQ, from the exons AGCCTTTTGCAACCCTGCTGATGTTGAAGCATTTACTGAAGAGAAGAAACAATCTCTTTTGGTCAAGCGTCAAGGAAAAGGTGCAGATTTTGTTCGTGCAGTGCGGGAGATAATTGAAAGTTATGAGAAGTCAAAGAAAATGGATCAAGTTGATGATCAAAATTCTGGCAAAGATGTTACTCTTGCCCACGTTGGGAACTCAAAAGAGTCATCAGCTAACATGGAGTCAAAGgatcaaaatgaaaattcagAAGCAGCTGTTACAGTTACAAACAGTCCTAATCTTGTTGGCAGCATTGCTCCTGATGTGACTAAAATTGATTCTTTGCAGGATAAAGTGGCTTCAGTTGAGCAACCTTTAGATGATGTTGCAGTCACTGCAAAACCTGGAATAACTACTTACACTTCAAGAAAAAGGTCTGGAGGCTTACGGTCTAGGAAGCGTGCCACACAAAAAACTGATTCAACTGTTGATACGAATGGAAGCTTGTCCAGGTTGGACTCTGGTAGACTCCACAGCTTCATAATGTCTCCTAATGACGGTAACAAGAGTGCAGGAGATGCTTCGACTGAAATAATCTTTGAGAGATCCTTACGAAGAAATAAGCGAATCAGGAAATCACCAGTTGTCTCTGAATGGCATGATGATGTTGATTCATCTGCTTTTGTCTCTAATGGAAGCATTGGAGATAATGGCTCTGAAATTGTAACAATAGATTCTGATTCTGTGAGCCTGTACGACAACAGCACTCAAGATAGTGCTTGTAAGCCTGAGCATTGTGAAACAGTTGTCGAGTGTTTGGAAGGAGATGTCGAGTTGAGCAAAGGGCTTGATTTTCAGATAAAGGCTGTGGTTataaagaagaagaggaaaccaAACAGGAAGCGAATGACTAATGAGGCAGCAGAACCACCTGCTAGATTGGAAACAGGGATGGACTTGGATGCCGTGTTGCAGAATAGTGTCCAGAATTCACAAAATGCTGGTGAGAATTTGAATGAGAGGCATAATAAAGAGGATGGAGATGAGCACTTGCCACTAGTGAAAAGAGCAAGAGTAAGAATGGGCAAATTATCAACTTTGGAGGATGGTAACGACAGCTTGTCTCAAGCTGTAGAAAGAACTTCTAATGATGCTGCAGTAAATCCAGTTGAGTTACCCAATGGCTTATGTGAAGTTGAAAGAACACCTGAAGACATTCGAGTAACCTCAATGGATCATGTTGGCCCATCCACTGATCATATCAATTCAGATATTGTGAAGGGATCTTCAGATAATGTTTCACCCCAAAGGGCCTGTACCCAAATTCCAGGAAATAGACTGCATGTTTCAGTAATCAAGGAGAACCAACCCTTTggcagctcagcagatggtgaAGCTGCTTTACCTCCATCTAAACGTCTTCATCGTGCTCTGGAAGCCATGTCAGCAAATGCAGCAGAACAAGTGCATCCCTGTGCCGAGAAATCAGCCATGAAAACATTAATAAATGGAAGTTGCACTTCTTCAGTGAAGGGTTCTTCCCATGTGACTGAAAGAAAAGAGAGTGATGGTTCTGATGAGCAGGCTGCTGAGTCTTTCATCCATAGATCCTCTGATTTCTGTTCCAGTGACACAGTCTCTGAGACAGCTGTTAAATCATCATTAGATGCACACATGTGCAATCAACCAATTGGAAATTCCAAGAACCAAGAACATCAAGAAGAGGCCTTAGGCCATGGTCACTGCAAAAATCTTAGTGAATCATGTTTTGGAGGTCTTTCTGTTTGCGCAGCTGCTGAACAAAGGACAGAAGATTTGACACATAAGCTTGACAGGAAACAGTCTAGTCTACAATCCAATCAGGATTCAGTTGATCAATTATCACTTGTCAAGGATAAAGGTGACTTGGAAGACATTGTGCTAAGAGATGTTGGAGCTGAGATTGCTAATAAAGATGTTAAATCAGAGTGTTCTCGTACTTATTCAAGACTGATCTCACAGGCTAGTGAAGCTACGTCTCAAAATGGTTCAGCTATGCTTCAGTACAATGCTGAGGATACTGAGTCATTGAGGTCTCAAATTGACAAGAACCAAGCCAATGGCAT GCTAGAGGAGTTGAAAGAAATCAAATATGATCATAGAGAACAGGATTCTAGTTATGTGTCAATTTCAAATGATCAGTTGGGTGAAAAGGGTGTCTTGGTGCCCCATTTAAGTCCAGTTCCTGCTGATGGAATAGAGTCTCCTGTACAGACGTCTCCGACCACGGCTTCAGTATGCCATGTGTCCACTTCAGAAAGTGCAAATTTTGTTCAAAATAGTGGAGGTTCTAGCCCCAATCATTCGCAGCAGAAGACAACAGTGTCCACTACAGTTGatgaagaaaaaatagaatCAACAGTGCCACAACGGCCAAAATCTGTTGGCAAATTAAGTACTTATGCAGAGGCACATGCTGCATTGTCATCCTTTGAGGGAATACTTGGATCATTAACAAGGACAAAGGAGAGCATTGGTCGAGCTACTCGAATTGCCATTGACTGTGCAAAATTTGGTGTCTCTTCTAAG GTGGTGGAGATTTTAGCCCGTAATTTAGAAAGTGAGTCGAGTTTGCACAGAAGGGTTGATTTATTCTTTCTCGTGGATTCTATCGCTCAGTGTTCTCGGGGTTTGAAAG GTGATGTTGGTGGTATATACCCTTCAGCTATTCAAGCAGTGTTGCCACGCTTACTTTCAGTTGCTGCTCCTCCTGGAAATTTTGCCCAGGAAAATCGGAGGCAGTGTATGAAG GTTTTGAGACTTTGGCTGGAAAGAAGGATTCTTCCGGAATCTGTAATTCGCCACCACATGCGGGAACTTGATTCACTAGGCGCTTCGTCTTCTGGTGGTGTATATTCTCGCCGTTCAGCAAGAACAGAAAGGGCTTTAGATGATCCTGTTAGAGACATGGAGGGTATGCTTGTTGACGAATATGGAAG CAATTCAAGTTTTCAACTTCCTGGATTTTGTATGCCTCGCATGCTTAAGGATGAAGATGGTGGAAGTGATTCTGATGGAGAGAGTTTCGAGGCTGTCACTCCTGAACATAATCCTGGAACCCCTGAAGAACCGGATAACACCCCTGCAATTGAGAAACATACCCACATTTTAGAAGATGTTGATGGTGAACTTGAAATGGAGGATGTGGCTCCCTCTTGTGAAGTTGAAGTAAATCCAGCTGGTTGCATTGCTGGGGTCAATGCTGTAAATAATTTGCACCATCAGTTGGAAAATTTTCCACTGCCGTATGCACCCCCCCTGCCTCAGGATGGGCCTCCTTCATCTCCACCATTGCCAACATCGCccccaccaccaccaccaccacctccaCCTCCTGCTGGTCCCCATTCAAGAATACATGAGCCTTATATTAATGGTGTTGATTCGAAGATTTACACAAATTCACAT AATATGCATGATGATTTGAGAGAATCAGCGGCTCAGCATTCAGCATCAAGAACTAACCCATCAATATTTAATGGAGTGCATCATCATGCAAGTGAATGCAGGGAGATGCAGCCTTCTGACTCAATGAGCTCTTTTAGCAGTTACCCTGTACGGCCAGTGAATAATGTTCAACACACAGATGCTCCTAGTTTCCAACATAAGCCCTATCCACCAAGACCACCACAACCTCCACCTTCAAATCAATTCTCATATGTTCAGGCTGGCCAGCATGTGAAACCTCGGAGAGAGACCACGCCTCCCTACCAACACAGATTCCACTCATCCTATAGTGGCGATGGTGGGACCTTTTACAATAATCATGAGAGAATGAGACCAGCCCCTTATGAACCTGGTGACGGTTGGAGATATCCCTCAGCAAACATCCCTG GTCCACGATATCCTGACAAAGCCAGAGCTTATCCGCCTGGTCCGTATGGTGGTCCCCCACGAGAACCCACTAGAATACATCATCAAGAATGGCCATTACCTCCTCGGGGGATGCATCAAAGGAACTTCATGCCATACAGACCATCTTCTGAAAGTGGAGTACCTGTATCCGATAGAG AGTGCCGAAGCCTTTTACATCATCAATAG